One Nostoc sp. UHCC 0302 DNA window includes the following coding sequences:
- the smc gene encoding chromosome segregation protein SMC, with amino-acid sequence MHIKRVELTNFKSFGGTTQVPLLPGFTVISGPNGSGKSNILDALLFCLGLSSSKGMRADRLPDLVNNTQTAKGRASIEASVTVTFDLSGEDFSHKGAKAQSEEGAEEVEENSQRCTELVVGVREASPSGEASRREVSSVPNTSAALSTSPQSPIEWSVTRKLRVTHQGTYTSNYYINGVGCTLTELHEQLNDLRIYPEGYNVVLQGDVTSIISMNARERREIIDELAGVASFDRKINQAKSTLDEVKEKEDSCRIIETELTAQRDRLSQDRAKAEKYQKLRTEFLHKQSWEAVLSWRSLQAQQEKLVTEIQNGDRTSTELTNQLTTLNSEIAQKTAELEQLNAHVKALGEEEVLAVQSTLATLEAERKQLQRQQTELEATSQETAKRLAQTQQEIQQHQHSLEQIAQTQIVEGQSIVYCRQQRDEVQQALDNSREAAAEIASASEAWVQQQTALNRQIEALLQTLEPQRTEQAQLRERNNQLQELISEQTQLIERDEPQLAQKEAECSRVETEFNASSEPIQNLAENLSASEQELQIQQETQKRLLQEQREKQRQLDKLEAQAQAQQEVQGTQASKVILQSGMPGLCGLVVQLGRVEPRYQLALEIAAGGRLGHIVVEDDGVAAAGIELLRQKRAGRATFLPLNKIHGSKFTQDATLRFANGFVNYAVNLIECDRRYKDVFSYVFGNTVVFASLEAARKNLGLYRIVTLDGELLETSGAMTGGSNTQRSALRFGTGEAAESDEAIALRSRLVDIERVLERCTEAIATLSTRTKKLTQELTEARQARREQQLQLEQLQKDIKGLRAQLEGTRSQLAQNNEKLATAQSRLEVLDRELPGQESQLQELRHVLAELEASQTPSEWQQIQATIKIQEQQLQQRETALREAEQRLKNLENQQQRLQEKIQEAEQRIAEYQTQQTSCRDAMNRVFTQITALDEQITQTRLVLSQMEQNLGEEKQKRDATEQEVRSHLLRQQQLQWELQKLQETQEKRREDLVALRSQLQDVAAELPNPLPEVPDKVDLEELQKELRSLTKRLQAMEPVNMLALEEYERTQNRLQELTEKLQTLEGERTELLLRIENFTTLRQLAFREAFDAVNENFQSIFAILSDGDGYLQLEDPEDPFSSGLNLVAHPKGKPVQRLASMSGGEKSLTALSFIFALQRYRPSPFYAFDEVDMFLDGSNVERLARMIKQQAQQAQFIVVSLRRPMIESAERTIGVTQARGAYTQVLGIKLQSSNTSA; translated from the coding sequence ATGCATATCAAGCGCGTGGAACTTACCAATTTCAAATCCTTCGGCGGCACTACTCAAGTCCCTCTGCTGCCGGGGTTTACTGTCATATCTGGGCCAAATGGTTCCGGTAAATCTAATATTCTCGATGCACTGCTGTTTTGTCTGGGACTCTCTAGTTCTAAGGGAATGCGAGCCGATCGCCTCCCGGATTTGGTAAATAATACTCAAACGGCTAAAGGACGTGCTTCTATTGAAGCTAGTGTCACAGTGACGTTTGATTTGTCGGGAGAAGATTTCTCACACAAAGGCGCAAAGGCGCAGAGTGAAGAAGGCGCAGAGGAAGTGGAAGAAAATTCCCAGCGATGCACTGAGCTTGTCGTTGGCGTTCGCGAAGCGTCTCCGTCAGGAGAAGCCTCTCGTAGAGAAGTGTCCTCAGTACCTAATACTTCGGCTGCGCTCAGTACAAGTCCCCAATCCCCAATTGAATGGAGTGTGACTAGGAAACTGCGTGTTACTCATCAAGGGACTTACACCTCGAATTACTACATTAACGGTGTCGGCTGCACTCTCACAGAATTGCATGAGCAACTGAATGATCTGCGTATTTACCCTGAAGGGTACAATGTCGTGCTGCAAGGGGATGTCACTAGCATTATCTCGATGAATGCTAGGGAACGACGGGAAATCATTGATGAGTTGGCAGGGGTGGCGTCGTTTGATCGCAAGATTAACCAAGCCAAATCAACTTTAGATGAGGTTAAGGAGAAGGAAGATAGCTGTCGGATTATTGAGACGGAGTTAACTGCACAGCGCGATCGCCTTTCTCAGGATCGGGCGAAAGCGGAAAAATATCAAAAACTCCGTACGGAATTTCTGCATAAACAATCTTGGGAAGCGGTTTTATCATGGCGTTCTTTGCAAGCACAGCAAGAAAAGCTGGTTACTGAGATCCAAAATGGCGATCGCACTTCTACTGAACTTACTAACCAACTGACAACGCTGAATTCTGAAATTGCCCAAAAAACCGCCGAATTGGAACAACTCAATGCTCACGTGAAAGCCTTGGGGGAAGAAGAAGTTTTAGCGGTGCAATCTACCCTCGCTACCCTAGAAGCAGAACGCAAACAACTCCAGCGTCAACAAACAGAATTAGAAGCAACTTCCCAAGAAACCGCCAAGCGTCTGGCTCAAACTCAGCAAGAAATTCAACAACACCAGCATTCTTTAGAACAAATTGCCCAGACACAGATTGTTGAAGGGCAATCTATTGTCTATTGTCGCCAGCAAAGGGATGAGGTGCAGCAAGCTTTAGACAATTCCCGCGAAGCCGCTGCGGAAATTGCCTCAGCTTCGGAAGCTTGGGTACAGCAACAGACGGCATTAAACCGTCAAATTGAAGCTTTGCTGCAAACTCTAGAACCGCAGCGCACAGAACAAGCACAACTCAGGGAAAGAAATAATCAATTACAGGAGTTGATTTCAGAGCAAACCCAGCTAATTGAACGTGATGAACCTCAGCTAGCCCAAAAAGAAGCTGAGTGTAGTCGTGTCGAAACTGAATTTAACGCCTCTAGCGAACCCATCCAAAATTTAGCCGAAAATCTTTCAGCCTCAGAACAAGAACTGCAAATCCAACAAGAAACCCAAAAGCGGCTGTTACAAGAACAGCGCGAAAAACAACGGCAATTAGATAAACTAGAGGCGCAAGCGCAAGCACAGCAAGAAGTTCAAGGAACTCAAGCTAGCAAAGTCATCCTGCAATCGGGAATGCCTGGACTTTGTGGCTTAGTTGTGCAGTTAGGACGGGTAGAACCCCGCTATCAGCTGGCTTTGGAAATTGCCGCTGGTGGGCGCTTGGGGCATATAGTGGTGGAAGATGATGGCGTAGCCGCAGCTGGTATTGAACTGCTCAGACAAAAACGTGCTGGGAGAGCGACTTTTTTACCGCTGAATAAAATTCATGGGTCAAAATTTACTCAAGATGCCACGTTGCGTTTTGCCAACGGCTTCGTCAACTATGCTGTTAACTTAATCGAGTGCGATCGCCGTTACAAAGATGTATTTAGCTACGTTTTCGGCAACACGGTAGTATTTGCCAGTCTTGAGGCGGCACGGAAAAATTTAGGATTGTATCGTATCGTTACCTTAGACGGAGAATTGCTAGAAACTAGCGGTGCAATGACTGGTGGTAGCAACACCCAGCGTTCAGCGTTGCGGTTTGGTACAGGGGAAGCGGCGGAATCTGATGAAGCGATCGCTTTAAGAAGTCGCTTGGTAGATATTGAGCGGGTTTTAGAGCGTTGTACTGAAGCGATCGCAACTTTGTCAACCAGAACCAAAAAACTGACGCAAGAACTCACAGAAGCACGACAAGCGCGGCGCGAACAGCAGTTGCAATTAGAGCAGTTGCAGAAAGATATTAAGGGGTTAAGGGCGCAATTAGAGGGGACGCGATCGCAACTCGCACAAAACAATGAAAAATTAGCTACTGCTCAATCCCGCCTGGAAGTTTTAGACAGGGAATTACCAGGACAAGAATCTCAGTTGCAAGAATTGCGACACGTATTAGCAGAGTTGGAAGCCTCCCAAACTCCCAGCGAATGGCAGCAAATCCAAGCAACAATTAAAATCCAGGAGCAACAATTACAACAACGAGAGACAGCTTTACGGGAAGCCGAGCAAAGATTAAAAAATTTAGAAAATCAGCAGCAGCGGCTGCAAGAGAAAATCCAAGAAGCGGAACAGCGAATTGCTGAATATCAAACACAGCAAACCTCATGTAGAGACGCGATGAATCGCGTGTTTACTCAAATCACAGCGCTAGACGAGCAAATCACCCAAACACGTTTAGTGTTGAGCCAAATGGAACAGAATTTGGGAGAAGAAAAGCAAAAACGCGACGCTACAGAACAAGAAGTGCGATCGCATCTCTTGCGTCAACAACAATTGCAATGGGAACTGCAAAAACTCCAAGAAACCCAAGAAAAGCGCAGAGAAGACCTAGTTGCTTTGCGAAGCCAATTGCAAGATGTCGCCGCAGAATTGCCAAATCCCTTGCCGGAAGTTCCAGATAAAGTAGACTTGGAAGAATTGCAAAAAGAATTGCGATCGCTTACCAAACGCTTGCAGGCAATGGAACCCGTGAATATGCTGGCATTGGAAGAATACGAACGCACACAAAACCGTCTCCAGGAACTTACAGAAAAATTGCAAACGTTAGAAGGAGAACGCACCGAGTTACTGTTGCGGATTGAAAACTTTACTACATTGCGGCAACTTGCCTTTAGGGAAGCTTTCGATGCTGTCAATGAAAACTTCCAATCCATTTTTGCGATTCTTTCTGACGGTGATGGCTACCTGCAACTCGAAGATCCCGAAGATCCGTTTAGCAGCGGACTGAATTTAGTCGCACACCCCAAAGGTAAACCAGTACAGCGTCTAGCTTCCATGTCGGGAGGTGAAAAATCACTCACAGCCTTGAGTTTTATTTTTGCCTTACAACGCTACCGTCCATCGCCATTTTATGCATTTGACGAAGTTGATATGTTTTTAGACGGTTCAAATGTAGAACGATTAGCTAGAATGATTAAACAACAGGCACAACAGGCACAATTTATAGTTGTGAGTTTGCGTCGTCCGATGATAGAATCAGCCGAACGCACAATTGGCGTTACTCAAGCGCGAGGAGCTTATACTCAAGTTTTGGGTATTAAGTTACAATCCTCTAATACATCTGCTTGA
- a CDS encoding phosphate ABC transporter ATP-binding protein, with protein sequence MGKLIPAIKVKNLNLYYGTQKIIESVSMDIYQNQVTTIIGSSGCGKSSFLKSLNRMSELEEVKVEGRVEFFGQNIYERRVNLNRLRRQISMVFPKPNLFPMSVYDNVAYGVKLVGWHPKVELDEIVESAIKAADLWDEVKNKLHKSALELSGGQQQRLCIARALAVKPRILLMDEPCSGLDAIASMKIENLIHSLRSELTIVIVTHNMQQVTRLSDFTAFFYSNEHRITQLLEFGTTNKIFTSAIDFRTRDYVLARPG encoded by the coding sequence ATGGGTAAACTAATTCCAGCCATCAAAGTCAAGAATCTTAACCTTTATTACGGCACTCAAAAGATAATTGAAAGCGTGTCGATGGATATTTACCAAAACCAAGTTACAACAATTATTGGTTCTAGTGGGTGTGGCAAATCTAGTTTTTTGAAATCGCTCAATCGGATGAGTGAATTAGAAGAAGTAAAGGTTGAAGGGAGGGTAGAGTTTTTTGGTCAAAATATTTATGAGCGTCGTGTTAACTTAAATCGGTTACGTCGCCAAATTAGTATGGTTTTCCCCAAACCAAATCTTTTTCCGATGAGCGTATACGATAATGTTGCTTATGGGGTGAAATTAGTAGGATGGCATCCAAAAGTAGAATTAGATGAGATTGTCGAATCTGCTATTAAAGCCGCTGATCTTTGGGATGAAGTAAAAAATAAGCTGCATAAATCAGCTTTAGAGCTTTCTGGTGGACAACAACAAAGACTATGTATTGCTCGTGCTTTAGCAGTCAAACCGAGAATTCTGTTAATGGATGAGCCTTGTTCAGGTCTTGATGCGATCGCGAGCATGAAAATTGAGAATCTCATCCATAGTTTACGCTCTGAGTTGACAATTGTGATTGTCACTCATAATATGCAGCAAGTTACTCGTCTATCTGATTTTACGGCGTTCTTTTACAGTAATGAACATCGTATTACTCAACTGCTTGAATTTGGTACTACAAATAAAATCTTTACTAGCGCTATTGATTTCCGTACTCGCGATTATGTTTTAGCGCGTCCTGGGTAA
- a CDS encoding PA14 domain-containing protein yields MNNTITNNPLDPNPKTAIVVSPSSLDTTNQGQVKTSASSSENTTLQANDSTIPQGNGLKGEYYDNQNFTNLKVTRVDSTVDFNWGLGSPDKSMGADSFSVRWTGQLEAKYNESYTFYSKSDDGVRLWVNGQQIINNFVNQSAKELSGTIALEAGKKYDIKLEYFEGNVNALSQLSWASASQSKEIIPKSQLYTDVAPPTAIINVSNLTTSGGNTYTFNVTYNDDTAIKVATLDNNDLLVTGPNGFSQLAKFVSVDDNSNNSSRTATYSINSVGGNWNVSNNGSYAIALQANQVSDLNGNFAEAGTVGSFKVDIAGTGTGLKAEYYDNQNFTNLKVTRTDPTVNFNWGVGSPDKSIGADSFSVRWTGQVEAKYNESYTFYTKSDDGVRLWVNGQQIINNFVNQSAKELSGTIALEAGKKYDIKLEYYENAGQAISQLSWSSASQSKEIISKSQLYTDVTPPTTIINAPNLTTSGGNTYTFNVTYSDNTIVNVATLDSNDLLVTGPNGFSQLAKFVSIDDNSENSPRTVTYSINPVEGNWNVSNNGSYAIALQANQVSDINSNFAEASTIGTFKINIAGTGTGLKAEYYDNQNFTNLKVTRTDPTVNFNWGIGSPDKSIGTDTFSVRWTGKVEAKYSEAYTFYSTSDDGARLWINGQQIINNFVNQGAKEVSGTIALVAGQKYDIKLEYFEGNVYALSQLSWSSTSQSKEIIPQSQLYLPVVQPTITLGPSVTTVRESNTNASITVLRSGDDLTKTSSINYATTAETATAGVDYIETAGTITFDPGETSKQITIPILNDSLAEQDETFGLVIDQSEGADLGIQRTLGITIQDDDRLDVVFSKPRVNEKDSTATVTATRGQSSEVASVNYTTVNGTAIAGSDYQSVSGTLNFAAGQNSKTITIPIINDTVGEANETFTLKFSNAVGVGLNIEDTAVISITDDDPGNFVKETVVSGLNQPTAFDWSPDGQKMFIAQKDGVVKVFDNGKLLTTPFIDISQQVNNVRDRGLLGIAVHPDFLNNPYVYLLFTYDPPEVYTNTTASKLDDADQLGNRAGRLIRVTADSKTNYTTAVPGSEVVLLGKNSTWEYISRPDANSTGVNANNTLNFAPSGILNSNGQLFANTQDYLDNLNNITNVQDFIATDSESHSIGTVRFGSDGSLFVGVGDGTSYNQVDPRVLRVQDVNNLSGKILRIDPITGEGLSDNPFYNNDPNSNRSKVYNLGFRNPFRFTIDKRNNTPIVGDVGWRTWEEVNIGKKGANFGWPYFEGGLDAAGNPVNLKQPDYGANPATSASATAFYNSGSPVTAAAYTYKHFGSNAIVVGDLYTGTTFPSIYQNALFVGDASQGTIDTLTFDSEGKVVSVRRFADSTTDPNSPIVSPVQITTGPDSNLYYVSLYTGKIERWRPV; encoded by the coding sequence ATGAATAATACCATCACCAACAATCCATTAGATCCCAATCCAAAAACGGCAATAGTAGTTTCACCATCGTCTTTAGATACAACTAACCAGGGACAAGTTAAAACTTCTGCTAGCTCTAGCGAAAACACCACTCTACAAGCTAACGACAGCACAATTCCCCAGGGAAACGGACTAAAAGGAGAGTACTACGACAATCAAAATTTCACCAATCTCAAGGTCACTCGTGTAGATTCAACAGTGGACTTTAATTGGGGTCTAGGTTCTCCAGATAAATCTATGGGGGCTGATAGCTTCTCTGTACGTTGGACAGGTCAACTAGAAGCCAAGTACAACGAAAGTTACACTTTCTATAGCAAAAGTGATGATGGTGTGCGGCTGTGGGTAAACGGTCAACAAATCATCAATAACTTTGTTAATCAATCTGCTAAAGAACTCAGCGGTACAATCGCACTAGAAGCAGGTAAGAAGTACGATATTAAACTTGAGTACTTCGAGGGTAATGTCAACGCTCTTTCACAACTCTCTTGGGCAAGCGCCTCTCAGTCTAAAGAAATTATTCCCAAGTCCCAGCTTTATACTGATGTTGCTCCTCCAACTGCCATAATAAATGTTTCCAATCTGACTACAAGTGGTGGCAACACTTATACTTTCAATGTTACTTACAATGATGATACAGCCATTAAAGTTGCCACTCTGGATAATAACGATCTACTTGTAACTGGGCCTAATGGCTTCAGCCAACTGGCAAAATTTGTCAGTGTGGATGACAACAGCAACAATAGTTCTCGGACTGCAACCTACAGCATCAATTCTGTGGGGGGAAATTGGAATGTTTCTAACAACGGTAGTTATGCGATCGCACTTCAAGCGAACCAAGTTAGCGACCTTAACGGCAATTTTGCCGAAGCTGGTACTGTAGGTAGTTTTAAGGTTGATATAGCTGGTACAGGTACGGGACTCAAAGCAGAGTACTACGACAATCAAAACTTCACCAATCTGAAGGTCACTCGCACAGATCCGACAGTTAACTTTAACTGGGGTGTTGGTTCTCCTGATAAATCCATAGGTGCTGATAGCTTCTCTGTGCGTTGGACAGGTCAAGTAGAAGCCAAGTACAACGAAAGTTACACCTTCTATACTAAAAGTGATGATGGTGTAAGACTGTGGGTAAATGGTCAACAAATCATTAATAACTTTGTTAATCAATCTGCCAAAGAACTCAGCGGTACAATCGCACTAGAAGCAGGCAAGAAATACGATATTAAACTTGAGTACTACGAAAATGCTGGACAAGCTATTTCTCAACTTTCTTGGTCAAGTGCTTCTCAATCTAAAGAAATTATTTCCAAGTCCCAACTTTATACTGATGTTACTCCTCCAACTACCATAATAAATGCTCCCAATCTGACTACAAGTGGAGGCAATACTTATACTTTCAATGTTACTTACAGCGATAATACAATCGTAAATGTTGCGACTTTGGATAGTAACGATTTACTTGTGACTGGGCCTAACGGGTTTAGTCAACTAGCAAAGTTCGTAAGTATAGATGACAACAGCGAGAATAGCCCCCGCACTGTAACCTACAGCATTAATCCTGTGGAGGGAAATTGGAATGTTTCTAACAACGGTAGTTATGCGATCGCACTTCAAGCTAACCAAGTGAGCGACATTAACAGCAATTTTGCCGAAGCTAGCACTATAGGCACTTTTAAAATCAATATCGCTGGCACGGGTACGGGACTCAAAGCAGAGTATTACGACAATCAAAACTTCACCAATCTGAAAGTCACTCGCACAGATCCAACAGTTAACTTTAACTGGGGTATTGGTTCTCCAGATAAATCTATAGGGACTGATACCTTCTCTGTACGTTGGACAGGTAAGGTAGAAGCTAAGTACAGCGAAGCTTACACCTTTTACAGCACTAGTGATGATGGTGCGCGACTGTGGATCAACGGTCAACAAATCATCAATAACTTTGTCAATCAAGGTGCTAAAGAAGTAAGCGGCACAATCGCACTGGTTGCCGGACAGAAATACGATATTAAACTTGAATACTTTGAAGGTAACGTCTACGCACTTTCCCAACTCTCTTGGTCAAGTACCTCTCAGTCTAAGGAAATTATTCCCCAGTCCCAACTATATTTACCAGTTGTTCAACCCACTATCACTTTGGGCCCATCTGTAACGACAGTGCGCGAATCCAATACTAATGCAAGCATTACTGTGCTGCGAAGCGGTGATGATTTAACTAAGACATCTTCAATCAACTACGCCACCACAGCTGAGACTGCTACAGCAGGGGTTGATTATATTGAAACGGCTGGAACAATCACCTTTGATCCCGGAGAGACTAGCAAGCAAATTACCATTCCGATATTGAACGATTCATTAGCAGAACAAGATGAAACCTTTGGTTTAGTTATCGACCAGTCAGAAGGGGCAGACTTAGGAATCCAGAGAACTTTAGGCATTACGATTCAAGATGATGATCGTCTTGATGTCGTTTTCTCCAAACCAAGAGTTAATGAGAAAGACAGTACTGCCACAGTAACAGCTACACGGGGTCAAAGTTCAGAAGTTGCTAGTGTGAATTACACAACTGTGAACGGAACTGCTATTGCTGGATCTGACTATCAATCTGTATCTGGAACCTTAAACTTTGCTGCGGGACAAAACAGTAAAACCATAACTATCCCGATTATTAATGACACCGTTGGGGAAGCAAATGAAACGTTTACTTTGAAGTTCAGTAATGCAGTTGGAGTGGGGCTGAATATCGAAGATACGGCTGTGATTTCGATCACCGATGATGACCCTGGTAACTTTGTTAAAGAAACTGTGGTTTCTGGGTTAAATCAACCTACAGCTTTTGATTGGTCACCTGACGGTCAGAAGATGTTCATTGCCCAAAAAGATGGGGTAGTGAAGGTGTTTGACAATGGCAAGTTATTAACAACCCCATTTATCGATATTTCTCAACAAGTAAATAATGTACGCGATCGCGGTCTATTGGGCATTGCCGTACATCCAGATTTTCTCAATAACCCCTATGTCTACCTGTTGTTCACCTACGATCCACCAGAAGTCTATACCAATACTACCGCCAGTAAGTTAGACGATGCCGATCAGCTTGGTAATCGTGCTGGGCGTCTGATTCGGGTGACAGCTGACTCCAAAACCAACTACACCACTGCCGTCCCTGGTAGCGAAGTTGTCCTGCTAGGCAAGAATAGCACTTGGGAGTATATCAGTCGCCCAGATGCTAATAGCACAGGTGTTAATGCTAACAACACCCTTAACTTTGCACCATCAGGAATTCTCAACTCAAATGGTCAACTATTTGCCAATACCCAAGATTATTTAGATAATCTCAATAACATCACCAACGTCCAGGACTTTATTGCAACTGATAGCGAATCTCACTCAATTGGTACTGTACGCTTTGGTAGTGATGGGTCTCTGTTTGTTGGCGTCGGCGATGGTACTTCCTACAACCAAGTAGACCCCCGCGTACTTCGCGTTCAAGATGTCAATAATCTGTCAGGCAAGATCCTGCGGATTGACCCGATTACTGGTGAAGGCTTATCAGATAATCCGTTCTACAACAATGATCCCAATAGCAATCGTTCCAAGGTTTATAACTTAGGTTTCCGTAACCCTTTCCGCTTCACTATAGATAAACGAAACAATACCCCCATCGTCGGTGATGTGGGTTGGAGAACGTGGGAAGAGGTAAATATTGGCAAAAAAGGAGCTAACTTCGGCTGGCCGTACTTTGAAGGTGGTCTTGATGCCGCTGGCAATCCCGTCAATCTCAAACAACCAGACTATGGTGCTAACCCAGCGACCTCAGCGTCAGCCACAGCCTTTTATAATAGTGGCTCACCTGTGACAGCAGCGGCTTACACATACAAACATTTTGGCTCTAATGCGATCGTTGTAGGCGATCTTTACACTGGCACTACTTTCCCCTCAATCTATCAAAATGCTTTGTTTGTTGGTGATGCCAGTCAAGGAACTATTGATACTTTGACATTCGATAGTGAGGGCAAAGTTGTCTCAGTTAGACGGTTCGCTGATTCTACTACAGATCCAAACTCACCAATCGTCTCACCTGTGCAAATCACTACTGGCCCGGATAGCAATTTGTACTATGTCAGCTTGTACACAGGAAAAATTGAACGCTGGAGACCTGTTTAA
- the mgtE gene encoding magnesium transporter: MTETNNLISTLQNVSRRELRDLVRTQLQMLLEVEDLQGAKAILVPVQPADIAEAIEGLPEAMHALAFRLLSKDEAIEVYEHLDYSVQERLIEELRSQDVRDIVDKMSPDDRARLFDELPAKVVNRLLEQLSTAERQATAQLLGYEADTAGRIMTPELISLKENFTVSQALERIRNLANASEMVYYLYITDAERRLTGILSLRELVTTQPEQTIGDIMTRDVVFIHTDTDQEEVARLIQRYDFLAVPVVDREHRLVGIVTVDDVIDILQQETTEDIYALGGGVQSGGDNYFQMNLLEVARKRVVWLLVLLITNTITGTIIKSQEDILAKVVTLTAFIPLLTGTGGNVGAQSSTVVIRGMNTEEIRSLGALQVVGREAIAGTLLGVMLGVIATVWAFFLQGSLEVAIAVGTSLVAISVLASISGSALPFLFRLLRLDPALMSAPFITTAVDVLGVLIYFNLARVILKL, encoded by the coding sequence GTGACTGAGACGAATAATTTAATTTCTACCCTCCAGAATGTCTCACGCAGGGAATTGCGAGATTTAGTGCGGACTCAGCTGCAAATGCTGCTGGAAGTGGAGGATTTACAGGGGGCAAAAGCCATTTTGGTTCCTGTACAACCTGCGGATATTGCCGAAGCAATTGAGGGTTTGCCCGAAGCAATGCACGCTTTAGCTTTTCGCTTACTTTCTAAAGACGAAGCAATCGAGGTTTATGAACATCTCGACTACAGCGTTCAAGAAAGGCTAATTGAAGAACTTAGAAGTCAAGATGTGCGCGACATTGTAGATAAAATGTCGCCGGATGACCGGGCTAGGTTATTTGATGAGTTGCCGGCAAAAGTCGTTAATCGTCTGTTAGAACAACTTAGTACAGCGGAACGCCAAGCCACAGCCCAACTTTTGGGTTATGAAGCTGATACTGCTGGGCGAATTATGACGCCAGAGTTAATTTCGCTTAAAGAAAATTTTACGGTATCTCAAGCATTAGAGCGGATTCGCAACTTAGCTAATGCCAGCGAGATGGTTTATTACCTTTACATTACTGATGCGGAAAGGCGCTTAACAGGGATTTTATCACTACGTGAGTTGGTGACAACTCAACCAGAGCAAACAATTGGCGATATTATGACCCGTGATGTGGTATTTATCCACACTGACACAGATCAGGAAGAAGTTGCAAGATTGATACAAAGATATGACTTTCTGGCTGTACCTGTAGTAGATCGAGAACATCGTCTAGTAGGCATTGTGACGGTGGATGATGTCATTGATATTCTGCAACAGGAAACTACTGAAGATATTTATGCTTTGGGTGGTGGTGTGCAGTCGGGGGGAGACAACTATTTTCAGATGAATTTGCTAGAAGTTGCCCGCAAGCGGGTTGTGTGGTTGTTAGTTTTACTGATAACCAATACCATCACAGGAACAATTATTAAGTCGCAAGAAGATATTTTGGCAAAAGTAGTGACGCTGACTGCGTTTATCCCTTTACTGACTGGTACTGGTGGAAATGTAGGGGCCCAGTCTTCCACAGTTGTAATTCGTGGGATGAACACTGAAGAGATCAGATCGCTTGGTGCATTGCAGGTAGTTGGGCGGGAAGCGATCGCTGGGACATTATTAGGAGTAATGTTAGGTGTGATCGCTACTGTATGGGCTTTCTTTCTCCAAGGAAGTTTAGAAGTGGCGATCGCTGTGGGTACAAGTTTAGTAGCTATTTCTGTTTTAGCTTCTATATCCGGTTCTGCACTGCCGTTTTTATTCCGTTTACTCCGCTTAGATCCAGCTCTTATGTCAGCGCCATTCATCACAACAGCGGTTGATGTGTTGGGGGTTTTGATTTACTTCAACTTGGCACGGGTAATTTTAAAGTTATGA
- a CDS encoding PRC-barrel domain-containing protein produces the protein MTSEQIIRRSDVLNTQVITRDNGKRLGIVSQVWVDIDQREVVALGLRDSLISISGLPRYMYLNNINQIGDVILVDNEDVIEDIEIEAYGDLINWEVITETGEVLGKVRGFKFNAETGKIYSIVIASLGYPQIPDQFLSTYDLSVDEIVSTGPKRLIVFEGAEERVQQLTVGLLERLGIGKAPWERDAEEEYGYTAPRTIATPNQLPSGVPLQPPRTKVRAPEPVAREEEWNEDYVEEEIPRREVMRARQYESIQYQEDEEEDNWSEATGRDRYQQPPKYEAKPYNKPYVEEYDDYDDVDGDAWEDAPKPVNIPKKVKERQPEYEEEGGY, from the coding sequence ATGACCTCTGAACAGATAATTAGGCGTTCCGATGTATTGAATACCCAGGTAATCACCCGCGACAACGGCAAGCGGCTAGGCATCGTTAGCCAAGTCTGGGTTGATATTGACCAAAGAGAGGTTGTGGCTCTTGGTTTGCGAGACAGCCTGATCTCTATTTCGGGCCTACCGCGCTATATGTACCTCAATAACATCAACCAGATTGGCGATGTCATTTTGGTTGATAACGAAGATGTAATTGAAGATATCGAGATTGAAGCCTACGGCGACCTGATTAACTGGGAAGTAATTACAGAAACAGGTGAAGTTTTAGGCAAGGTGCGAGGCTTCAAGTTCAATGCAGAAACGGGTAAGATTTACTCCATAGTCATCGCTTCTCTGGGATATCCACAAATTCCCGACCAATTTCTCAGTACCTACGATCTGTCGGTAGACGAAATCGTCAGCACCGGCCCCAAGAGGTTGATAGTATTTGAGGGAGCCGAAGAACGGGTGCAGCAGTTAACAGTCGGCTTGCTAGAGCGCCTGGGTATCGGTAAAGCCCCGTGGGAGCGTGATGCAGAAGAAGAATATGGCTATACTGCTCCTCGTACAATTGCAACTCCCAACCAACTCCCTAGTGGAGTACCATTACAACCACCCAGGACGAAAGTTCGCGCCCCCGAACCCGTAGCGCGGGAAGAGGAATGGAATGAAGACTATGTGGAAGAAGAAATACCACGCCGTGAAGTTATGAGGGCGCGGCAGTATGAGTCTATTCAATACCAAGAAGACGAAGAAGAAGATAACTGGAGTGAGGCAACTGGTAGGGATAGATATCAACAACCGCCAAAATACGAAGCTAAACCCTACAACAAGCCATACGTCGAAGAATATGATGATTATGACGATGTAGACGGCGATGCTTGGGAAGATGCGCCAAAGCCAGTGAATATTCCCAAGAAAGTCAAGGAAAGACAGCCAGAATACGAAGAAGAAGGCGGATATTAA